The sequence AAACCGAAGCTCGTCCAAGCTCTAGCTGCTACTAATCAAGTTTCGACTGCTCGCAGAGTTCTGCTACATCAACGAGATCGACGGGCCGAGCAAGAACTACTGCGACCGGAACAACACGCAGTGGCCGTGCCAGGCGGGGAAGGGGTACTACGGCCGCGGCCCGCTGCAGATCTCCTGGAACTTCAACTACGGGCCCGCGGGGCAGAGCATCGGCTTCGACGGGCTGGGCGACCCCGACGCGGTGGCGCGCAGCGCCGTGCTCGCGTTCCGCTCCGCGCTCTGGTACTGGATGAACAACGTGCACGGGGCCATCGTCTCCGGCCAGGGCTTCGGCGCCACCATCCGGGCCATCAACGGCGCGCTCGAGTGCGACGGCAAGAACCCCAACTCCGTCAACAACCGCGTCGCCTACTACAAGCAGTTCTGCCAGGATTTCGGCGTCGACCCGGGCAACAACCTCACCTGCTGAATGATCTCTCTCTCATTGGGTTGTTGTCCTGTACTTACACATGTGTTGGTTGATGGATAGATGGCGATTGCGTGGTGCGGATGTTTCGGTTTGGCGGTGTCAATTCTGATATGCGCGTCGGTGCTGTTCTGATACTGACTATATACggaaataaaaatctgatttgcaTTAGCTTTCGTTTAAACACCCAGCAGGCCTTTGTCGGGCTATCCCTGAGGTTAAGTTGTTTGTCGTTAGCATACGTTCTCGTTATGACGGATTCAAACAAGGTGGTTCATGTCGTAAGTATCACACAGTCAAATCATGATTTCACTAAAGTTGCTCTTAGTGAATCTCTCATGAGAAAAGAGCACAAGACCCCTCACAATCAATGATTAAAGTCAACAACAATCTCTAATAGTTGTTCAATGATCCCACGAACCTTGGGTCATCTAGGTGATAACAATCACTAAGAGTAATAAGTGTAGAACCAACCCAATCCATTTAACTATAGCAACAACTGTATGTGATGCACTAGGAGCTCTCCAACCTCACACCCAAATGATGTTCTATAAGATGCAAGAGAGTGGAGTATATGTCCCTAGTCCCAAGAGGTGTTCTCAAGTGCAAGAAGTGAAGGGATGCTAGACAAGACTAGACAAGAGgtctatttatagccctaactTAAAATCCAATTGTTACCTCTTGGTGGATAGAAATCAAGGGCACTAGGCATATCTGGTGCAACATTGGATCTGAATCCTACacatgtgcaccagacatgttcgGTGCTTTTCCATTGGTTATAATACCTACGGCTATAAAGTAGTTGTTACCCTTTTTAGGTGTCGGGTGCATGTCGGGTTGAAGTGTACATTTAACATAGTCTCTAAGTACCCAGTCCAATATGGTATTTGGTGCCACACTCGACATGTCTGATGCACTGTAGAGCTAAAGTGTGTGTTCCATATGCTCTTTGAATGCCCTGTCAAGTAGGTCATCTGGTGCCTCACAGGACACATCCAGATCCGGCTTACCATATTCGATGCACATTGAGCACCATTGTGCTTGACTAAAAAACTATACATCAAATACAAGCCAACATTGTATGTGGTGATCATGTCTGGTGTACCATACATGTATGGTGCCTTATGAGAAACTGCATCTAAAGTTTTTTCTCATGTCTTGTCAAGTTTGTTAACTCTCAAATATTTTGCGAAATATATTAGATCATAGTTACATTTGTAAGTGCAATAAAGCCCTAATTGTGGGTTTTGGTGATAGTGACATCACAATTAGAGAACTATCACTATTTATCGAGCATTATGAATAGGGCAACCATAAACAGAAGATTACATAAGACAGTGGTGGACACCCCAAGCTTATACGGACTCATTTTTACATTTATAATATTAATTAGTATAGGATCATTGACTAATAAGGGGAACATGAGATTGTCAGTACGTTAAGGTCTATCAATGCTCAAACTCCACCAACCACTCCTATTTAGGTCCGAGAACATTGTGCCAAAGTTTTAACTCATTTGAGTTTCTCTAACATGTGTGAACTTTAATATGATCTTTAGACAGGGGAACTTTGAATATTCCATTCTTGGTCATTCCAATAGTCACCTACTGCGATTTCTGACGGTATGATATGGAACATGGGTCATATCCCTCTCCTTGTCCCCTAGGATTCACTTCCTTCCTCACTACCTCAACCAAACCAGCTCAAGAACTCTACAGTTTCAAATCAGGAAATAACACAACaagaactctctctctctctttctctctcttcctcTTGAGCATTGAAGTCCTTATGTCTAATAATCTTCACTCCACCCTTGGAGCTTACTCTAGCTGGCAAGAACTTCGTCCATGAGCTGCAGGAACTTGTTGCAGCCTTAGAAATTTATAAGTAATCTTAAAATTAATAGAATGCCCTCGTCTCAAGAGCTTGAGCTCTTGgcttgtgatagtcgcctagagggggggtgaatagggcgaaactgaaatttacaaatataaacacaactacaagccgggttagcgttagaaatataaatgagtccgagagagagggcgcaaaacaaatcccaagcgaataagcaagagagacacggagatttgttttaccgaggttcggttcttgcaaacctactccccgttgaggaggccacaaaggtcgggtctctttcaacccttccctctctcaaacggtccctcggaccgagtgagcttctcttctctaatcaaagccgggaacaaaacttccccgcaagggccaccacacaattggtgcctcttgccttgattacaatggagtgtgatctcaagaacaagtgagaaagaaaagaagcaatccaagcgcaagagctcaaatgaacacggcaaatcactctcactagtcactagggctttgtgtggaattggagaggatttgatctctttagtgtgtctagaattgaatgctagagctcttgtagtagttgagaagtggaaaacttggatgcaatgaatggtggggtggttggggtatttatagccccaaccaccaaaagtgaccgttgctggcagcctctgttcgatggcgcaccggacagtccggtgcacaccggacagtccggtgcctctgccacgtcaccattgccgttggattctgaccgttgaagcttctgacttgtgggcctgccgaggtgtccggtgcacaccggacatgcactgtttgatgtccggtgcaccggtatgggcagccctgacgtctgcgcgcgctgcgcgcgcatttaatgctgcgcagggagccgttggcgccgcagagagccgttgctccgctggcacaccggacagtccggtgcacaccggacagtccggtgaattatagcggagcggctgtcgtgaaaacccgaggatgacgagttccggaggccgcggttcgttggcgcaccggacatgtccggtgcacaccggacagtccggtgaattatagcgcgccggcctccgcgaattcccgagggcgaagggttgaagtcgaagtcctctggcgaagggtagaaaacgaagtctacgggcgcaccggacactgtccggtgcacaccggacagtccggtgcctccagccagaggtgccctcggttgccttattgctcctttgttgaatccaacacttggtctttttattggctagatgtgaaccttttgcacctgtataacttatacactagagcaaactagtcagtccaatatttgtgttgggcaattcaaccaccaaaattatttaggaactaggtgtaagcctaattccctttcaatctccccctttttggtgattgatgccaacacaaccaaagcaaatatagaagtgcataattgaactagtttacataatgtaagtgcaaaggttacttggaattgagccaatataactacttacaagatatgcaaggaatgtttctttcttatataacattttggaccacgtttgcaccacatgttttgtttttgcaaattctttttgtaaatccatttcaaagatcttttgcaaatagtcaaaggttcatgaataagagtttgcaaagcattttcaagatttgaaattgtctccccctatttcaaatgcttttcctttgactaaacaaaactccccctaaaagagatccacctcttagtgttcaagagggttttgatataccatttttgaaatactactttctcccccttttgaacacaataggataccaaatgataaagacttttggaaagcactaagtttttgaatatggtggtggtggtgcgg is a genomic window of Zea mays cultivar B73 chromosome 5, Zm-B73-REFERENCE-NAM-5.0, whole genome shotgun sequence containing:
- the LOC100284387 gene encoding endochitinase PR4 precursor, which gives rise to MAQKLAPPTAAVVVVLLALALSAAAQNCGCASGLCCSRFGYCGTGEDYCGAGCQSGPCDVPETNNASVASIVTPAFFDALLAQAAASCEANGFYTRDAFLAAAGYYPAFGRTGTVDDSKREIAAFFGNANHETIKFCYINEIDGPSKNYCDRNNTQWPCQAGKGYYGRGPLQISWNFNYGPAGQSIGFDGLGDPDAVARSAVLAFRSALWYWMNNVHGAIVSGQGFGATIRAINGALECDGKNPNSVNNRVAYYKQFCQDFGVDPGNNLTC